The following nucleotide sequence is from Nocardioides daedukensis.
CCGGGACCACGACCGCCTTGACCTTGCCGGCCAGCGCGTCACCGTCATAGTCGCCACCGAGAGCGTCTGCGACACGGTCTCCGAGCTGACGGCTGCCGACGATGTCGGCGTACGACGCCACCCGCTGCGTGGCGAACAGGTTGCCCTGATAGGCGTCCGCGGTGTCCGAGGGAGATGTGGAGACGAAGAGGCGTGCGGTGGAGGCATATTGCGGGGTGGCGGTGAAGGTGAGCGCTGCAGCGGCCGCGACCGCCAAGATCATGAACGCCACAATGGTGGTCCATCGACGGCGCAGGATCCGGAGGTAGTCCTTGAGTTCCACGGTTGGTGCTGTCCCCGTCTGTTGAGTGCATGAAGCGGCTCAACCATAACGGCTGGAGCGCTCACGGGCGGGCTGCATGACCCATTTGGATCATTTGCAGCGGATGGACGTCTCATATTCAGCTCGTGGCTGGCCATTGGTGGCCGTTGGGGAGCACAATCATTGATTGTGCCCGGGACTGTCGTCCCGTTTCGGCCGGCCAAATCAATCCGGGGGGATTATCCATGAGCGACATCGAAGCCAATCTGCGCAGCCATCGGGCAACCGTGCTCGGCATCGCGGACTCGACAGCGTGGATCGGATCGTTCCTGATCTTCGGCTTGCTGCGGATGGGCTCGGACCTGGGCAAGGTCCCGTGGCTCGAGGTCGTGATCGTCGGATTCATCTGCGCCGGGCTCCACCTGCTGATCGGTCGCTTCGTCCGGCTCCACGAGGGTCGCGCGGCACTTGCGAGCTTCTATGAAATGATCCTGCTCGGCGCGGTCACGATGAGCGTCGGCGGTCTGATCTTTGTGGTCAACCTCTTCGGCATCTGGGTTCCGCGCAGCCTGCCGGCTGCAGCTGCCTTCTCGACGCTGGTGGTCGCCTCCTGGGTGCGGGCCGCGTTCCGTTGGATGCGCGAGCACGACGACATGCGGACGCTCCGGGGCAGTGAGGGCGCGACTCCGGTGATCGTGATCGGAGCCGGTGAGGCGGGCCGCGAGATCATCGGCTCGATGCTCCGCGACCCCCAGTCCCGCTGGCGCCCCGTCGCGATGCTGGACGACGACCCGGCCAAGAAGCACCGCCGGATCCGCAATGTCCCGGTCGTGGGCAACCTGGACGCCCTCGACAGGGTGGCCTCGAAGACTGGGGCCACGGCGGTCGTTGTGGCGATCCCGAGTGCCTCAGCCCAGACGATCGCCGACGTCTCCACGCGTGCCGCCAAGGCCAAGATCGACGTCAAGGTGCTCCCGGCCACGACCCAGATGCTCACCGACCACGTCGGCATCCGCGACCTGCGCGACATCAACCTCACCGACGTGCTGGGCCGCAATCAGCTCGACACCGACGTTGACTCGATCGCCGACTATGTCAAGGGCAAGCGCATCCTGGTCACCGGTGCTGGCGGGTCGATCGGCTCCGAGCTCTGCCGTCAGCTGTACCGCTTCGAGCCGGCCGAGCTGATGATGTTGGACCGCGACGAGTCCGCACTACACGCCGTGCAGCTCTCCATCCACGGCCGTGCCCTGCTCGACTCCAACGACGTGGTTCTCAACGACATCCGTGACCTGGATGCGCTGAAGAAGATCTTCGCCGATCGTCGTCCGCAGGTGGTCTTCCACGCGGCGGCGCTCAAGCATCTGCCGATGCTGGAGCAATATCCCGCCGAGGCCCTCAAGACGAACATCCACGGGACCTGGAACGTGCTCCAGGCAGCCGAGATGGTGGATGTCGAGCGTTTCGTCAATATCTCGACCGACAAGGCGGCCAACCCGACGTCGGTGCTGGGTTATTCGAAGCGGATCGCCGAGCGGATCACCGCGGCGCACGCCCAGCACTCTCCCGGCACCTATCTGTCGGTCCGGTTCGGCAACGTGCTCGGCTCGCGCGGCTCGGTCCTGACGGCCTTCGCCAAGCAGATCGCCGCCGGTGGTCCGGTCACGGTGACCGACCCCGAGGTGACCCGCTTCTTCATGACGATCGAAGAAGCGTGCCAGCTGGTCATCCAGGCCGGCGCCATCGGACGTCCGGGTGAGGCGCTGGTCCTCGACATGGGGGAGCCGATC
It contains:
- a CDS encoding polysaccharide biosynthesis protein; protein product: MSDIEANLRSHRATVLGIADSTAWIGSFLIFGLLRMGSDLGKVPWLEVVIVGFICAGLHLLIGRFVRLHEGRAALASFYEMILLGAVTMSVGGLIFVVNLFGIWVPRSLPAAAAFSTLVVASWVRAAFRWMREHDDMRTLRGSEGATPVIVIGAGEAGREIIGSMLRDPQSRWRPVAMLDDDPAKKHRRIRNVPVVGNLDALDRVASKTGATAVVVAIPSASAQTIADVSTRAAKAKIDVKVLPATTQMLTDHVGIRDLRDINLTDVLGRNQLDTDVDSIADYVKGKRILVTGAGGSIGSELCRQLYRFEPAELMMLDRDESALHAVQLSIHGRALLDSNDVVLNDIRDLDALKKIFADRRPQVVFHAAALKHLPMLEQYPAEALKTNIHGTWNVLQAAEMVDVERFVNISTDKAANPTSVLGYSKRIAERITAAHAQHSPGTYLSVRFGNVLGSRGSVLTAFAKQIAAGGPVTVTDPEVTRFFMTIEEACQLVIQAGAIGRPGEALVLDMGEPIKILDVANQLIAQSGNDVRIEFTGLRPGEKMHEELFADDEPKDVRPEHPLVSHTPVPPVYPDEIHALPDRGERELVTRAMAALCEMSPNSVAQQNARD